The Methanophagales archaeon DNA window ACTACAGCATACACCACGCTGGAGACGAAGCTGGATATCTTTCATGCCGATGTAGCAGGTATATGCTTCAAGATAATACCCTCTACAACTTTTGAACGATTGAGAGCTGACCTGGACGAGCTATTGACACTCGCGAAGCGTGAAACGGCGACGGAATATAAGATGGTGAAGGATTCTTTTGGTTATCTATGGATAGTGCTCAGGGACAAGGATTTTGAGGATATAGTCACCACCATGCATCTAATCTCCAATACACTGATTGAGAATGGGTTTGGGGAAGAGCTATTGAGCTCGGTATTCAAATTTAAGAAGCGGGATAAAGTCATATACATAATATACAACTATAAGAGTGGCAATTTTTACCCCTTTATACCTATAACCATACCCGGAGATGGCAGGCAGAGGGACGAGCAGTACGAGTTAAAGCTGGGTACATTGCTGCGTAATGAGCTACCTGTAGAGCGTGATATAGAGAAGTGGTACCCGATGTGGGATATTCCGTTGTAGCGAAGTAGCGAAGTAGCGCAGTAGCGTAGCCATAGCATTTGCTTTTTTCATAAGGCGATGAGAGTGATACTGCATGTAGATATGGACAGTTTCTTCTCTGCTATCGAAGTGAGAGAACACCCGGAGTTGAAAGGGCTGCCGGTGGTTGTTGGTGGTGTTTTCGATACGGGTAAGATAAGGGGTGTTGTGAGTACATGCTCGTACGAAGCACGTAAATATGGTATCCATTCTGCAATGTCATTATCAAGAGCATATAAACTCTGCCCGGATGCGAAGTTCCTGCCCGTGAACATGAGATTATACAAGCGTGTCTCCGCAGCGATAATGGCTATCCTGCATACTCAAGCCGATAAAATGGAGCAGGTGAGTATAGATGAGGCATACCTCGATATCAGTTCAAGGGTACGTGACTGGGCTGAGGCTCGAGCTTATGCGGAGCGGATAAAGGCTGAGATATGGGCTAAGGAGAGATTGACATGCTCAATTGGTGTGGCACCGAACAAAACGATAGCCAAGATAGCCTCGAATTTTGTGAAGCCAGACGGTCTGACGGTGGTAGAAGAGCGTGCTGCGAAGGTGTTCTTAGCTCCTTTACCCGTGAAGAGCATCCCTGGTGTAGGACCGAAGACGGAGAATATACTCAAACAAATGGGCATCTTCAAGATAGGGCAGCTTGCCAATACCAATGTCCAATTACTAGTAGCTCGTCTGGGTAAATATGGCGAACGAATCCATTTAATTGCAAATGGGATAGATGAAAGCGATGTGGAAACAGCTTGTGAGCGCAAATCGCTGAGCAGGGAGAGGACGTTCACAGAGGACACAGATGATATAGCGATAGTGGAGAAATGTGTGGAGGAATTGGCGTATGAGGTCCATAAAGCGCTGGAAACAGAAGGTTTTGTATTCAAGACGGTTGGTATAAAAGTGAAATATGCGGATTTCACAGTGATAACGAGGGCAAAGACATTGAGGGCATTCCATTCCGACCTGGAGACTCTCAAGCGGATAGCAAAAGAACTGATGATGGGCGTGAATGCGAAGGGAAAAGAGAAGAAAATAAGATTGGTTGGTGTTCGCGTCTCAAAATTGTCGTTGCTGGACTATCGGCAGAGGCGATTGTTCTTATTCAGTCCACCTTCGGCATATTAGCCAGTGCCTGCTTCACCAATTCCGCGGGATATTCGTAATCCACAAGCTTTCCATTCAGGAAGACTTCGTACGCACCTAAGTCGAAATGCCCATGACCACTGTTATTGAAGAATATCACCTCTTCTTTTCCTTCCTCCTTGCATCTCAGCGCTTCATCTATAACCGCCTTCACATCATGTGCAGCCTCTGGTGCTATGAGAAAGCCCTCCGTCTCCGCGAATAGCTTCGCCGCCTCGAATATCTCTGTCTGATGGTATGCCACTGCATCTATCCAGCCGTCATTCACCAGTTTGCTGAGCAGAGGTGCATCACCGTGATATCTCAGTCCGCCTGCATGAATCGGTGGTGGTACGAACGTGTGTCCCAGGGTGAACATCTTAAGTAAAGGAGTCATCCCTGCGCAATCGCCGAAATCGTATAGATACAGCCCTTTTGTCAGTGTCGGGCATGCCATTGGCTCACATGCTACAATCCGCAGGTCGGGTTTATCGCCCCTCAGCTTATCGGCAACGAACGGGAAACAGGAGCCACAGAAGTTGCTGCCTCCACCCACGCATCCAAATATGACATCGGGGTATTCATCTATCTGCTCAAATGCCTGTTTCGCCTCCAATCCTATCACCGTCTGGTGCAGCAGGACGTGATTGAGAACAGAGCCGAGCGCATAATGCGCATTATCATGTCCGGCAGCATCTTCCACCGCTTCAGAGATTGCAATTCCCAGGCTACCTGAGGTGTCAGGATCATTCTGCAGATACTGCTGCCCAAATTTGGTATTCGTGCTTGGACTTCGATATACCTCGGCATTCCAGATATCCATCATTACGCGCCTGTACGGCTTCTGGTCATAACTCGCAGCAACCATGTAGACTGTACAACGAAGTCCGAAGAGCATGCAGCCGAAGGCAAGGGCAGAGCCCCACTGTCCTGCACCTGTCTCTGTTGTTATACGTTCCGTACCCTCCTTCATATTGTAGTATGCCTGTGCGACCGCGGTATTGGGCTTGTGACTCCCAGGTGGACTAACTCCTTCCCACTTGTAATAGATACGGGCAGGGGTCTTCAACTTTTTTTCTAACCGGATAGCTCTATACAGCGGTG harbors:
- a CDS encoding TrpB-like pyridoxal phosphate-dependent enzyme produces the protein MDEKILLSEEDIPRAWYNIQADLPSPLDPPKNPVTKEPIKPEELAPIFPMELIRQEASTERWIPIPEEVREVYRLWRPTPLYRAIRLEKKLKTPARIYYKWEGVSPPGSHKPNTAVAQAYYNMKEGTERITTETGAGQWGSALAFGCMLFGLRCTVYMVAASYDQKPYRRVMMDIWNAEVYRSPSTNTKFGQQYLQNDPDTSGSLGIAISEAVEDAAGHDNAHYALGSVLNHVLLHQTVIGLEAKQAFEQIDEYPDVIFGCVGGGSNFCGSCFPFVADKLRGDKPDLRIVACEPMACPTLTKGLYLYDFGDCAGMTPLLKMFTLGHTFVPPPIHAGGLRYHGDAPLLSKLVNDGWIDAVAYHQTEIFEAAKLFAETEGFLIAPEAAHDVKAVIDEALRCKEEGKEEVIFFNNSGHGHFDLGAYEVFLNGKLVDYEYPAELVKQALANMPKVD
- the dinB gene encoding DNA polymerase IV codes for the protein MILHVDMDSFFSAIEVREHPELKGLPVVVGGVFDTGKIRGVVSTCSYEARKYGIHSAMSLSRAYKLCPDAKFLPVNMRLYKRVSAAIMAILHTQADKMEQVSIDEAYLDISSRVRDWAEARAYAERIKAEIWAKERLTCSIGVAPNKTIAKIASNFVKPDGLTVVEERAAKVFLAPLPVKSIPGVGPKTENILKQMGIFKIGQLANTNVQLLVARLGKYGERIHLIANGIDESDVETACERKSLSRERTFTEDTDDIAIVEKCVEELAYEVHKALETEGFVFKTVGIKVKYADFTVITRAKTLRAFHSDLETLKRIAKELMMGVNAKGKEKKIRLVGVRVSKLSLLDYRQRRLFLFSPPSAY